The Ziziphus jujuba cultivar Dongzao chromosome 7, ASM3175591v1 genome includes a region encoding these proteins:
- the LOC107423680 gene encoding multiple organellar RNA editing factor 1, mitochondrial-like yields MRSPRHDHLGLCTPSVVCSPALSGSPSTRSPGSNRRVDSVFVVMAYNSSNNQSGEIGPDTILFEGCDYNHCLIVMDFPKDQKIPPKEMVPMYKETCAKGLNISVEEAKKKIYACSTTTYVGFQAVMIEEESEKFHELPGVVFVLPDSYIDPQNKEYGGIFFFFDFSFLFFFFFGEL; encoded by the exons ATGCGCTCTCCTCGCCATGATCACCTAGGGCTGTGCACGCCCTCTGTAGTTTGTTCACCAGCGTTATCAGGTTCTCCATCTACGCGGAGCCCCGGTTCCAATCGGCGAGTCGACTCGGTGTTTGTAGTTATG GCGTACAATAGCAGTAACAACCAGAGCGGCGAGATTGGACCCGATACGATACTTTTCGAAGGTTGCGATTATAACCATTGTCTAATCGTCATGGATTTCCCTAAGGATCAAAAGATTCCTCCTAAAGAGATGGTTCCCATGTACAAAGAGACTTGTGCTAAGGGCTTGAACATCA GTGTTGAAgaggcaaaaaagaaaatatatgctTGTAGCACAACAACTTATGTAGGATTTCAAGCAGTGATGATAGAAGAAGAGTCAGAAAAGTTTCATG AGTTACCTGGGGTAGTTTTCGTACTGCCGGATTCGTACATTGACCCGCAGAACAAGGAATATggaggtattttttttttttttgatttttcttttcttttcttttttttttttggagaactCTAA